A genome region from Populus alba chromosome 5, ASM523922v2, whole genome shotgun sequence includes the following:
- the LOC118030030 gene encoding probable calcium-binding protein CML41: MATDRVSKSSKWFTNKGLRLSLHRRRSKSSSTLSSPNSLTSPHTPKKDRAREDELKEVFRHFDSDGDGRISALELRAYFRSIGEYMSHEEAQSAINDLDADQDNMLDFQDFLRLMKREPNDYDDDLKTAFEMFEMEKGSGYITPKGLQRMLHRLGDAKSYDDCVAMIHVFDIDGNGVLDFHEFNQMMA; this comes from the coding sequence ATGGCGACTGATAGAGTTTCAAAATCATCTAAGTGGTTCACTAACAAGGGTCTGAGGTTAAGTCTCCATCGTCGTAGATCAAAGTCTAGTTCAACATTAAGCTCTCCTAACTCCCTCACGTCCCCACATACACCAAAAAAGGATAGAGCTAGAGAAGATGAGCTAAAAGAAGTTTTTCGTCATTTCGATAGTGATGGTGATGGAAGGATCTCAGCCCTAGAGCTTAGGGCATACTTTAGATCCATAGGGGAGTACATGTCACATGAAGAGGCACAATCAGCGATCAACGATCTTGATGCAGACCAGGACAACATGTTGGACTTCCAAGACTTTTTGAGGCTTATGAAGAGGGAGCCTAATGATTATGATGATGATCTCAAAACGGCCTTTGAGATGTTTGAAATGGAGAAGGGATCGGGGTACATAACACCAAAGGGCCTGCAAAGGATGCTGCATCGACTAGGAGATGCAAAGTCTTATGATGACTGCGTAGCCATGattcatgtttttgatattgatgGTAATGGAGTTCTTGATTTTCATGAGTTTAATCAAATGATGGCTTGA